A single region of the Accipiter gentilis chromosome 6, bAccGen1.1, whole genome shotgun sequence genome encodes:
- the MRPS23 gene encoding 28S ribosomal protein S23, mitochondrial produces the protein MAGNRMQKIGSVFSRTRNLLRIGVIKKPLWFDVYAAFPPLREPVYRVPRPRYGKVKDVIRPIFYQEDEVRAKFYKVYGSGPRPFNLSQSNYKSTCQRFVEKFNELKEEGKIEEEKLFEETGKALLASGIILQRRGTDKVAQEDHQGVETRGSALHLQLQTVLEEMQGKKKDQEAQTPELAETQKENPLPS, from the exons ATGGCGGGGAACCGCATGCAGAAGATTGGGAGCGTGTTCAGCCG GACCCGCAACCTGCTCCGCATCGGGGTGATCAAGAAGCCGCTGTGGTTCGACGTCTACGCTGCCTTCCCCCCGCTGAGGGAGCCCGTCTACCGGGTGCCGCGGCCGCGCTACGGCAAGGTGAAGGATGTCATCCGCCCCATCTTCTACCAGGAGGACGAAGTGAGAGC GAAGTTTTACAAAGTTTATGGCAGTGGTCCAAGACCTTTCAACCTGTCACAATCAAACTACAAATCTACTTGCCAAAG GTTTGTTGAGAAATTCAACGAactgaaggaagaaggaaaaattgaagaagaaaaattgtttgaagaaacaggaaaagcccTTTTAGCCAGTGGGATAATTTTACAGAGACGAGGAACAGATAAA GTAGCACAAGAGGATCATCAGGGTGTTGAAACCAGGGGTTCTGCATTACACCTGCAGCTTCAAACTGTGTTGGAAGAGatgcagggaaagaagaaagatcaGGAGGCGCAGACGCCAGAGTTGGCAGAAACGCAGAAGGAAAATCCCTTACCCTCCTAA
- the CUEDC1 gene encoding CUE domain-containing protein 1 isoform X2: MTSLFRRSSSNGGSRGGSSAQELNNSRPARQVRRLEFNQAMEDFKTMFPNMDYDIIECVLRANNGAVDATIDQLLQMNLDSSGCDDSSDSEDSIPPEILERTLEPDSSDEEPPPVYSPPAYESQEFGSRYPCAPPTPPPRTDVPGPGSTPAPRRYRNWNPPLLGNLPEDFLRILPQQTAGTQGSHGCRQPVPRGLAPRGQGSLEQERRWKQYLEDERIALFLQNEEFMKELQRNRDFLLALERDRLKYESKKSKSTSVAVSNDFGFSSVISGDVAPSVTSEAGGAVSDDALFRDKLKHMGKSTRKKLFELARAFSEKTKMRKSKRKHLLKHQVLGTAASTANLLDDVEGHSCDEDFQARRQQLREEEEAPKEGQ, from the exons ATGACGAGCCTCTTCCGTCGGAGCAGCAGCAACGGCGGTTCGCGCGGCGGCTCCTCCGCCCAGGAGCTCAACAACAGCCGCCCCGCCAGGCAGGTCCGCCGGCTGGAGTTCAACCAGGCCATGGAGGACTTCAAAACCATGTTCCCCAACATGGACTACGACATCATCGAGTGCGTCTTGAGGGCCAACAACGGCGCCGTGGATGCCACCATTGACCAGCTCCTGCAGATGAACCTGGACAGCAGCGGCTGCGATGACAGCTCGGATTCGGAGGACAGCATCCCCCCCGAG ATCTTGGAGCGGACCCTGGAGCCGGACAGCTCGGATGAGGAGCCCCCTCCCGTCTACTCCCCTCCCGCCTACGAGAGCCAGGAGTTCGGCAGCCGCTACCCCTGCGCGCCGCCCACCCCGCCGCCCAG GACAGACGTGCCGGGACCCGGTAGCACTCCAGCGCCCAGGCGCTACAGGAACTGGAACCCACCGCTCCTGGGCAATCTCCCCGAAGACTTCCTCCGCATCCTTCCCCAGCAGACCGCCGGTACACAG ggctcccACGGCTGCCGGCAGCCCGTGCCGCGGGGGCTCGCCCCGCGGGGTCAGGGCTCCCTGGAGCAGGAGCGGCGGTGGAAGCAGTACCTGGAGGACGAGCGGATCGCGCTCTTCCTGCAGAACGAGGAGTTCATGAAGGAGCTCCAGAGGAACCGGGATTTCCTCCTCGCCCTGGAGAGAG atcgATTGAAATATGAGTCAAAAAAATCCAAGTCGACCAGCGTTGCTGTCAGCAACGACTTTGGTTTCTCCTCCGTAATATCAG GTGACGTAGCCCCCTCTGTAACCAGCGAGGCCGGCGGTGCCGTGTCTGACGATGCCTTATTCAGAGACAAATTGAAACACATGGGAAAAT CCACACGCAAGAAGCTGTTTGAACTCGCCAGAGCCTTCTCCGAGAAGACAAAGATGaggaaatcaaaaagaaaacacttgttGAAGCACCAGGT GCTGGGAACGGCAGCTTCCACGGCAAATCTTCTCGACGATGTCGAAGGACATTCATGCG ATGAAGACTTCCAAGCACGGAGGCAGCAGctccgggaggaggaggaggcgccgAAGGAAGGGCAGTAA
- the CUEDC1 gene encoding CUE domain-containing protein 1 isoform X1, with translation MALLGPLSAAPPALSATLGAGRGISFWREVGGCCSVPGADARCRRPRGAGPPPPAHAPHQPPGQRPVTRGRWAPATPQPGPQPPCPRASRPAMTSLFRRSSSNGGSRGGSSAQELNNSRPARQVRRLEFNQAMEDFKTMFPNMDYDIIECVLRANNGAVDATIDQLLQMNLDSSGCDDSSDSEDSIPPEILERTLEPDSSDEEPPPVYSPPAYESQEFGSRYPCAPPTPPPRTDVPGPGSTPAPRRYRNWNPPLLGNLPEDFLRILPQQTAGTQGSHGCRQPVPRGLAPRGQGSLEQERRWKQYLEDERIALFLQNEEFMKELQRNRDFLLALERDRLKYESKKSKSTSVAVSNDFGFSSVISGDVAPSVTSEAGGAVSDDALFRDKLKHMGKSTRKKLFELARAFSEKTKMRKSKRKHLLKHQVLGTAASTANLLDDVEGHSCDEDFQARRQQLREEEEAPKEGQ, from the exons GTGGGAGGATGCTGCAGCGTGCCGGGGGCTGACGCGCGGTGCCGCCGGCCGCGGGGAGCAGGACCCCCGCCGCCCGCCCATGCTCCCCACCAGCCGCCGGGGCAGCGCCCCGTGACGAGGGGGCGGTGGGCGCCCGCCACGCCGCAGCCGGGACCGCAGCCGCCGTGCCCCCGCGCCAGCCGCCCCGCCATGACGAGCCTCTTCCGTCGGAGCAGCAGCAACGGCGGTTCGCGCGGCGGCTCCTCCGCCCAGGAGCTCAACAACAGCCGCCCCGCCAGGCAGGTCCGCCGGCTGGAGTTCAACCAGGCCATGGAGGACTTCAAAACCATGTTCCCCAACATGGACTACGACATCATCGAGTGCGTCTTGAGGGCCAACAACGGCGCCGTGGATGCCACCATTGACCAGCTCCTGCAGATGAACCTGGACAGCAGCGGCTGCGATGACAGCTCGGATTCGGAGGACAGCATCCCCCCCGAG ATCTTGGAGCGGACCCTGGAGCCGGACAGCTCGGATGAGGAGCCCCCTCCCGTCTACTCCCCTCCCGCCTACGAGAGCCAGGAGTTCGGCAGCCGCTACCCCTGCGCGCCGCCCACCCCGCCGCCCAG GACAGACGTGCCGGGACCCGGTAGCACTCCAGCGCCCAGGCGCTACAGGAACTGGAACCCACCGCTCCTGGGCAATCTCCCCGAAGACTTCCTCCGCATCCTTCCCCAGCAGACCGCCGGTACACAG ggctcccACGGCTGCCGGCAGCCCGTGCCGCGGGGGCTCGCCCCGCGGGGTCAGGGCTCCCTGGAGCAGGAGCGGCGGTGGAAGCAGTACCTGGAGGACGAGCGGATCGCGCTCTTCCTGCAGAACGAGGAGTTCATGAAGGAGCTCCAGAGGAACCGGGATTTCCTCCTCGCCCTGGAGAGAG atcgATTGAAATATGAGTCAAAAAAATCCAAGTCGACCAGCGTTGCTGTCAGCAACGACTTTGGTTTCTCCTCCGTAATATCAG GTGACGTAGCCCCCTCTGTAACCAGCGAGGCCGGCGGTGCCGTGTCTGACGATGCCTTATTCAGAGACAAATTGAAACACATGGGAAAAT CCACACGCAAGAAGCTGTTTGAACTCGCCAGAGCCTTCTCCGAGAAGACAAAGATGaggaaatcaaaaagaaaacacttgttGAAGCACCAGGT GCTGGGAACGGCAGCTTCCACGGCAAATCTTCTCGACGATGTCGAAGGACATTCATGCG ATGAAGACTTCCAAGCACGGAGGCAGCAGctccgggaggaggaggaggcgccgAAGGAAGGGCAGTAA